The following are encoded together in the uncultured Sphaerochaeta sp. genome:
- a CDS encoding LrgB family protein — protein MLEILSSPLFGISLSVFAFQAGVFINKKLKNPLANPLVIAMLLIIAVLLLFDIPLDAYEAGSSVIYMFLTPVTAVLALSIYRQRDVLRKAFFPIVLGTLAGALAALFSVVVTCNLLGLDSIILASLLSKSVTTPIAIALTEQFGGLPPLTIASTLISGVAGNLLAPVLAKLFGIKDAVAHGVGIGACSHALGTSKALEIGGVQGAMSSISLSFSALWTVLLAPLFF, from the coding sequence ATGCTTGAGATTCTTAGCTCTCCATTGTTTGGTATTTCCCTATCGGTCTTTGCCTTCCAGGCAGGGGTTTTTATCAACAAGAAACTGAAAAACCCTTTGGCAAACCCCTTGGTGATTGCCATGCTGCTTATCATTGCTGTTCTGCTTCTTTTTGATATACCTCTTGACGCCTATGAAGCAGGTTCTTCAGTCATCTATATGTTCCTTACCCCGGTCACCGCAGTGCTTGCTCTTTCAATCTACCGACAGAGGGATGTGTTGAGAAAGGCCTTCTTTCCCATAGTTCTAGGGACTTTGGCTGGGGCATTAGCTGCACTTTTCTCAGTGGTTGTGACGTGCAACTTGCTTGGTTTGGATAGCATAATTCTGGCCAGCCTGCTATCCAAATCGGTTACCACTCCCATAGCAATCGCCTTGACTGAACAATTCGGGGGTCTTCCCCCATTGACTATTGCTTCCACCCTTATCAGCGGGGTTGCTGGGAATCTACTCGCTCCAGTGCTTGCTAAGCTCTTTGGGATCAAAGATGCCGTTGCACATGGTGTTGGCATTGGGGCCTGTTCCCACGCGCTTGGTACAAGCAAGGCCTTGGAGATAGGCGGTGTACAGGGTGCCATGAGCAGCATCTCTCTCTCATTCTCAGCCCTTTGGACGGTCCTGCTTGCTCCGCTGTTTTTCTGA
- a CDS encoding extracellular solute-binding protein — protein MKKSRLIAVLLLLCLLSPLTAQGQVESGQQKEIELRWASIWVGNDSKAPAVEALVEEFNTKNAGKIKVVIEPQPDYNAYEQKVRTSLAAGQAPADIFTIKFNPTTATFYQSNLLMDFQGKLDNAWKANFDGGSLEQSIVDGMLKSLPMETAILPIWYNMDAMKSVGVNAVPATEQEMFAAFDKLKAAGIAPTSQMTGDTNAWTSMIWFSHFAVSLGGPNVWDKPFTDPAFVEAAKLIKRMIQEYSTADAVGLGAGGSGGHFLAGRTAVFSNGPWYAGRADLAATPFFGSIKIGGLPAVGEYKDIMISRLQANICAASSKDAAKEQAIVDFLKFLTSPTSIAKIAETSGAMFAIKTDYRPVNNLQKQFYDANASASTTAFDLEAALGAEVTLEFAQQLGALALDRISAEEFCALVDRKIER, from the coding sequence ATGAAAAAGTCAAGACTCATTGCAGTGTTGCTTCTGCTCTGTTTACTGTCACCATTGACAGCACAAGGGCAAGTAGAAAGTGGGCAACAAAAGGAAATCGAACTGAGATGGGCAAGCATCTGGGTGGGAAATGATAGCAAGGCCCCAGCAGTGGAAGCCTTGGTGGAAGAGTTCAACACCAAGAATGCCGGAAAGATCAAGGTGGTTATCGAACCACAGCCTGATTACAATGCCTACGAGCAGAAAGTTCGGACCAGTTTGGCAGCAGGCCAGGCCCCGGCTGACATCTTTACGATCAAGTTCAACCCGACAACGGCAACATTTTATCAGTCAAATCTTCTGATGGACTTCCAGGGAAAGCTTGATAATGCATGGAAGGCCAACTTTGATGGTGGTTCCTTGGAACAGTCTATCGTTGACGGTATGCTTAAGAGCTTGCCGATGGAGACAGCCATCCTGCCGATTTGGTACAACATGGATGCAATGAAAAGCGTAGGTGTCAATGCAGTTCCAGCTACAGAGCAAGAGATGTTTGCAGCATTTGACAAGCTTAAGGCAGCAGGTATCGCCCCTACCAGCCAGATGACAGGCGATACCAATGCTTGGACCAGCATGATTTGGTTCAGCCATTTTGCAGTCTCTCTCGGTGGACCGAATGTTTGGGACAAGCCCTTTACCGATCCTGCGTTTGTAGAAGCTGCCAAGCTGATCAAAAGGATGATCCAGGAGTATTCCACTGCTGACGCTGTAGGTCTTGGCGCTGGTGGAAGTGGAGGGCATTTCCTCGCTGGTCGCACCGCTGTATTCTCCAATGGTCCTTGGTATGCAGGGAGAGCCGACCTTGCTGCCACACCATTCTTTGGCTCAATCAAGATTGGTGGGTTGCCCGCAGTCGGTGAATATAAGGACATCATGATCAGCCGTCTACAGGCAAATATCTGTGCAGCATCCAGCAAGGATGCAGCAAAGGAACAGGCAATCGTGGACTTCCTGAAGTTCTTGACCAGTCCCACTTCCATTGCAAAGATTGCGGAGACCAGCGGTGCAATGTTTGCAATCAAGACTGACTATCGACCGGTAAACAACCTGCAGAAGCAGTTCTACGATGCGAATGCATCTGCATCAACCACTGCTTTTGACCTGGAAGCTGCTCTCGGCGCTGAGGTTACCCTCGAGTTTGCCCAGCAGCTTGGAGCGCTCGCCCTCGACCGAATCAGTGCAGAGGAATTCTGTGCGTTGGTTGATCGCAAGATCGAACGCTGA
- a CDS encoding CidA/LrgA family protein yields the protein MKYLIQIALIFGLCLVGDAISLVLPFTLPSSVISMLLILVLLSSGLLKEYQIRESADFMLKNMTFFFIPPVVGILRYSSLVQSIWWQLLVVNLVSLFACFAASSWTVVLVQFVQKRLRERRHA from the coding sequence ATGAAATACTTGATACAGATTGCACTCATTTTTGGTCTCTGTCTGGTGGGGGATGCCATTTCCTTGGTGCTTCCGTTCACCCTTCCCTCAAGTGTGATCAGCATGCTTCTGATTCTTGTGCTGCTCTCCAGTGGGTTGCTTAAAGAGTACCAGATACGTGAGAGTGCAGACTTCATGCTTAAGAACATGACGTTCTTTTTTATTCCTCCTGTGGTTGGGATCCTGCGGTACTCTTCATTGGTCCAAAGTATCTGGTGGCAGTTGCTTGTGGTGAACCTGGTCTCGTTGTTTGCTTGTTTTGCAGCGAGCAGTTGGACAGTGGTCCTGGTGCAATTTGTGCAGAAAAGATTAAGGGAGAGAAGACATGCTTGA
- a CDS encoding alpha-glucosidase yields MFSHTNQDGILSVFFNQMKILEHTAEHPVLMLQRNNAMIDMYRGNYFIEENVEETLVLDACTISEAYIEGRGVCILHFTGGVYHLTCELSEQYGRLLLRLSPLPQPYNRLVLHLFAEEREHIWGCGEQFSYFDLRGRNYPLWTQEQGVGRNKHTRITQIADERDRAGGDYHTTFYPQTTFVSSRGYFLHVNTDGYADFDFSQEHVHRLLFWEVPSSLVISVKPSLLEVVQDISSLLGRQPLLPDWVYDGIMLGIQGGTKVLLDKLASMEAFSTPVNGIWIQDWQGEKYTSFGKRLCWNWQWDKELYPGLDAVIDSLKQRGIGVLGYINPYVLKGYPLFTEAAGKGYLGRNSHGEPYLVDFGEFDAGVVDFTNPEAVQWYEKVIQDEMISLGLRGWMADFGEYLPHDMLLHSGRSALLEHNPWPGYWAQVNKQAIAKAGRSNEILYFMRSGSALSLSSCPMMWAGDQNVDWSEDDGLPSALCAALSLSMSGMGLHHSDIGGYTTLYGMKRSKELLLRWCEFAAFTPMMRTHEGNRPAENWQFDSDEETIRFFARMTRLHVALKPYLKEVVRENAEQGIPVMRPLFLHYPEEAFFSNKDSYLLGRDLLVAPVLKEGEISRKLVLPSGRWVHLFTKERFQGGICCIDAPLGIPPVFFREESDFASLFHSISTGMELQP; encoded by the coding sequence ATGTTCAGTCATACAAATCAGGATGGAATCCTCTCGGTTTTCTTCAACCAGATGAAAATCCTTGAACATACGGCAGAGCATCCTGTCTTGATGCTCCAAAGAAACAACGCAATGATTGACATGTACCGAGGCAACTACTTCATCGAGGAGAATGTCGAGGAAACACTAGTTTTGGATGCCTGTACCATCAGTGAAGCCTATATTGAGGGCAGGGGTGTGTGTATCCTTCATTTTACTGGGGGCGTGTATCACCTGACTTGTGAACTCAGTGAACAGTATGGTCGCCTGCTCCTGCGCCTCTCACCACTTCCACAGCCATATAACCGGCTGGTCCTGCACCTCTTTGCAGAAGAGAGGGAGCATATCTGGGGTTGTGGTGAACAGTTCTCATATTTTGATCTTCGTGGAAGAAACTACCCGCTGTGGACCCAAGAACAGGGAGTTGGAAGAAACAAACATACGCGCATCACCCAGATTGCTGATGAGAGAGATAGGGCAGGGGGGGATTACCATACCACGTTTTATCCCCAGACAACATTTGTTTCAAGCAGGGGGTATTTCCTGCACGTAAACACCGATGGCTATGCTGACTTCGATTTCTCCCAAGAGCATGTTCATCGGTTGTTGTTCTGGGAGGTCCCCTCTTCCCTGGTAATCTCGGTGAAACCCTCGCTCTTGGAGGTTGTTCAGGATATCTCTTCCCTGTTGGGTCGCCAACCCTTGCTCCCTGACTGGGTCTATGATGGCATCATGCTGGGAATCCAGGGAGGGACGAAGGTACTCCTGGATAAGCTGGCGTCGATGGAGGCTTTCTCCACACCGGTAAACGGTATCTGGATCCAGGATTGGCAAGGGGAAAAATACACAAGCTTCGGAAAGCGACTTTGCTGGAACTGGCAGTGGGACAAGGAACTCTACCCTGGTTTGGATGCTGTGATCGACTCATTGAAACAACGCGGGATAGGTGTTCTTGGCTATATCAATCCATATGTACTCAAGGGCTACCCGTTATTCACTGAAGCTGCAGGGAAAGGGTATCTGGGAAGGAACAGCCATGGGGAACCCTATCTTGTAGATTTTGGTGAGTTCGATGCTGGAGTTGTTGACTTCACCAACCCTGAAGCAGTCCAGTGGTATGAGAAGGTCATACAGGACGAGATGATCAGTCTGGGCTTGCGTGGTTGGATGGCGGACTTTGGAGAGTATCTCCCCCATGACATGCTGCTTCACAGTGGACGGTCGGCACTCCTGGAGCATAACCCTTGGCCAGGGTATTGGGCACAGGTGAATAAGCAAGCAATTGCCAAGGCAGGAAGAAGCAACGAGATTCTCTATTTCATGCGTTCAGGTTCTGCCTTGAGCTTGTCATCCTGTCCCATGATGTGGGCGGGTGACCAGAATGTTGACTGGAGTGAGGACGATGGCCTTCCCTCAGCTTTGTGTGCAGCGCTCTCCCTGTCCATGAGTGGAATGGGATTGCATCATAGTGATATTGGTGGGTATACCACACTCTATGGGATGAAACGCAGCAAGGAGTTGTTGCTCAGGTGGTGTGAGTTTGCCGCCTTCACCCCAATGATGAGAACCCATGAAGGGAATCGCCCGGCGGAAAACTGGCAGTTCGATTCTGACGAGGAAACCATCCGGTTCTTTGCGCGGATGACCAGGCTTCATGTTGCGCTGAAACCCTACCTCAAGGAGGTCGTGAGGGAGAATGCTGAACAGGGTATTCCTGTCATGCGGCCTCTCTTCCTGCACTATCCAGAGGAAGCCTTCTTCAGCAACAAGGATTCTTATCTTCTTGGCAGGGATCTGTTGGTTGCTCCTGTATTGAAAGAGGGAGAGATAAGCAGGAAGCTGGTACTCCCCTCTGGGAGGTGGGTCCACCTCTTCACCAAGGAACGTTTCCAAGGAGGGATCTGCTGTATAGATGCCCCCCTCGGGATACCTCCAGTCTTTTTCCGTGAAGAGAGTGATTTTGCTTCACTCTTCCACTCGATCAGTACAGGAATGGAACTGCAGCCTTGA
- a CDS encoding fucose isomerase, which yields MKYPVTLGVVCLARTTYDYIAAEELYAKIRSELQQIEGVTWYCLESLVISQEDGLAAAKELASKQIDGLVCISGTFHLGHLALQLKRELSVPVLLWGLPELPYNGGKIRLNSVCGVNLNASNLYKSGYDDYTVIVQHTIDEDWVDAIRVIKAMKMAKIGIIGYRADGFFNVGVQDNLLFGQTGALVDHYELKDVHDYPVSDKDVTARMQQIKDTFDVSTLSAYQLDRVAQLAAKLDAFYHEMNLSALAIRCWPEFARDFGVSPCAAMSLLQSEGMILACEGDIDGALSMIAHQALGAETPFLFDFSQVDFEQDFALFWHCGVAPCNLWDGTCNRSLDTYFAGGKGVTADFVLKSGALSVLRIDSARGGYRMFLQKATAVPMEKLLKGTYMKAIFERPVKEVLDLVLDNGLAHHSSVVYGAYIRPLELVAKLKGWRVIQ from the coding sequence GTGAAATATCCAGTAACCCTAGGCGTGGTATGTCTTGCAAGAACGACCTATGACTATATAGCCGCTGAAGAGCTCTATGCAAAGATCCGCAGTGAGTTGCAACAAATAGAAGGCGTGACTTGGTATTGCCTGGAATCGCTGGTCATTTCCCAGGAGGACGGCCTTGCCGCAGCAAAGGAACTTGCAAGCAAGCAGATTGATGGCTTGGTATGTATTTCAGGAACCTTCCACCTCGGTCATTTAGCACTGCAACTTAAGCGGGAGCTTTCTGTTCCTGTGCTGCTTTGGGGACTCCCTGAACTACCCTACAATGGGGGGAAGATTCGACTCAACTCTGTGTGCGGTGTGAACCTGAATGCCAGCAATCTCTATAAGAGTGGGTATGACGACTATACGGTTATCGTCCAGCATACCATTGATGAGGACTGGGTTGATGCAATCCGCGTTATCAAGGCAATGAAAATGGCTAAGATTGGCATCATAGGCTATAGGGCAGATGGATTCTTCAATGTAGGTGTGCAGGATAATCTTCTGTTTGGCCAGACAGGTGCATTGGTGGATCACTACGAACTAAAAGATGTTCATGACTATCCGGTATCCGATAAGGATGTGACAGCTAGGATGCAACAGATCAAGGATACCTTCGATGTATCGACACTCTCAGCATACCAGTTGGACCGAGTAGCCCAGCTGGCAGCAAAGCTTGACGCATTTTATCATGAGATGAACCTCTCAGCCCTGGCAATACGATGCTGGCCTGAATTTGCCCGTGATTTCGGCGTCTCTCCCTGTGCGGCGATGAGCTTGCTGCAGTCTGAGGGGATGATTCTTGCCTGTGAAGGGGACATCGACGGAGCACTCTCCATGATTGCCCACCAGGCGCTGGGAGCGGAAACCCCCTTCCTTTTTGACTTCTCCCAAGTTGATTTCGAGCAGGACTTCGCCCTTTTCTGGCACTGTGGAGTTGCCCCCTGCAATCTTTGGGATGGTACTTGCAACAGAAGCCTTGATACCTACTTTGCGGGAGGCAAGGGAGTCACTGCAGACTTTGTGCTCAAAAGTGGTGCTCTTTCGGTTCTCCGCATTGATTCTGCCAGGGGTGGCTATCGAATGTTCCTCCAAAAGGCTACAGCAGTTCCCATGGAAAAGTTGCTGAAGGGAACGTATATGAAGGCAATCTTTGAGCGACCGGTCAAGGAGGTGCTTGATCTGGTGTTGGACAATGGTCTTGCCCATCACTCATCGGTAGTCTATGGAGCCTATATCAGACCATTGGAGCTGGTGGCAAAGCTGAAAGGATGGAGAGTCATCCAATAA
- a CDS encoding carbohydrate ABC transporter permease: MKHTPASIIGNTLKWILLVSLLALALLPLLWLLISSLRTNLELQTNPFGWPEKFQWVNYANALSMASLPRLLLNSVVVAVVTVVLNSLVTSMGAFILSREHFKGRDIIYTILTAGVLVPVISFMVPYFSMITRSGLYNTLLALILVYTAVNIPVSIFLVTAFMKSIPKELEEAAIMDGCSFFKRFSMIILPLSRSGIVTAATFCFIYSWNEFVMAMLLTSSIESRTIQLGIKFFSSQFITDYSSMYAAVIITIVPSILGYVFLHDKIIGGLTTGGVKG; the protein is encoded by the coding sequence ATGAAACATACCCCTGCATCAATCATCGGCAACACCCTCAAATGGATTCTCCTGGTAAGCTTGCTCGCTTTGGCATTGCTTCCCTTGCTCTGGCTGCTGATCAGCTCGCTGAGAACCAATCTTGAACTGCAAACCAATCCCTTTGGATGGCCCGAGAAGTTCCAATGGGTCAACTACGCCAACGCATTATCCATGGCAAGTCTTCCTCGATTACTGCTCAATTCAGTGGTTGTAGCAGTCGTGACCGTGGTGCTGAACAGCCTGGTAACCTCCATGGGAGCATTCATCCTTTCCAGGGAACATTTCAAGGGAAGGGACATCATCTATACCATCCTCACCGCCGGAGTCCTGGTACCAGTGATTTCTTTCATGGTTCCCTATTTCTCCATGATCACCCGTAGCGGTCTCTACAACACCTTGCTTGCCTTGATACTTGTCTATACTGCAGTGAATATTCCTGTTTCTATATTCTTGGTGACAGCATTCATGAAATCCATCCCCAAGGAGTTGGAGGAGGCTGCCATCATGGATGGGTGCAGCTTCTTCAAGCGTTTCTCCATGATCATTCTTCCGCTCTCCCGCTCTGGAATCGTAACGGCAGCAACATTCTGCTTCATCTACTCATGGAATGAATTCGTCATGGCGATGCTACTGACCAGTTCCATAGAGTCAAGGACCATACAGCTCGGGATCAAGTTCTTCTCCAGTCAATTCATTACCGATTACAGCAGCATGTATGCAGCGGTCATTATCACGATCGTTCCCAGCATTCTTGGGTATGTGTTCCTGCATGACAAAATCATTGGTGGATTGACTACAGGTGGAGTGAAGGGGTAA
- a CDS encoding ROK family protein — MQGNPLRTADLRVHNQNIVLSMIHAAGRQGTSQSEVVQKTGLKAPTIFRIFSALEEDGLIEAIEGGSEDSTIRKGRRPVFYVVSKNARFSIGLEFWAAFLSLGVFNFQGERIHSAMHPLPGNVQAQEVTDLIVTEIERVLHELHIEKERVIGVGVAAPGQVDLERKRVRYYPRIEGMKDIALVEELESRLDIPVMIHNNCSALALSEYRHGGYDHQGSMFTFLLRTGVNGAFVHDDEIYVNSRNQTIETGHIPINADGPRCSCGSRGCLQAYLQDLDPNSLDLRLALFEGLDETLQSGDAVARRTIERAAGYLVVAIKVLMRLFAPKSFLFVGCCDVVADAIREQVARLLDEPDAFSTEPPRIFSTAYDPLLAQKGASDLVLQEFFR; from the coding sequence ATGCAAGGCAATCCACTCAGAACAGCTGATTTACGGGTACATAACCAGAATATAGTACTCTCCATGATCCATGCGGCAGGGAGGCAGGGGACCAGTCAGTCTGAGGTTGTGCAGAAAACTGGATTGAAGGCTCCTACGATTTTCAGGATTTTTTCAGCTTTGGAAGAGGATGGCTTGATCGAGGCTATCGAAGGGGGGAGTGAGGACTCCACCATACGAAAAGGCCGGCGCCCAGTTTTCTATGTGGTATCGAAGAATGCACGGTTCAGCATTGGTCTTGAATTCTGGGCTGCTTTCCTCTCACTCGGTGTTTTCAACTTTCAGGGAGAGCGAATACATTCTGCGATGCATCCCCTCCCGGGGAATGTACAAGCCCAAGAAGTGACCGACCTCATCGTCACAGAAATTGAACGGGTGCTACATGAACTCCACATTGAGAAAGAGCGGGTGATCGGGGTGGGTGTTGCCGCCCCCGGCCAGGTCGACCTCGAGAGGAAGCGTGTTCGCTATTATCCCAGGATTGAGGGAATGAAGGACATTGCCTTGGTCGAGGAGCTGGAGTCTCGCCTGGATATTCCAGTCATGATTCACAACAATTGTAGTGCCCTTGCACTGAGTGAGTACCGACATGGAGGCTATGACCATCAGGGGAGTATGTTCACCTTCCTGCTTAGGACTGGTGTCAATGGGGCATTTGTACATGATGATGAGATCTATGTGAACAGCAGGAACCAAACAATCGAAACAGGACATATCCCGATCAATGCGGATGGTCCTCGGTGTAGCTGTGGTTCCAGAGGATGCCTGCAGGCTTACCTGCAGGACCTTGATCCGAACTCCCTGGACTTGCGTCTTGCACTCTTCGAGGGACTTGATGAAACATTGCAATCAGGGGACGCTGTTGCCAGGCGAACCATAGAACGAGCTGCAGGGTATCTTGTTGTTGCCATCAAGGTTCTGATGAGACTTTTCGCTCCCAAGTCATTCCTTTTTGTCGGTTGTTGTGATGTCGTTGCTGACGCAATTCGGGAACAGGTTGCTCGCCTGCTCGATGAACCAGATGCCTTCAGTACCGAACCCCCACGTATTTTCTCAACAGCCTATGATCCTCTTCTTGCACAGAAGGGTGCCTCTGATCTGGTGCTGCAGGAGTTCTTCAGATAA
- a CDS encoding DNA/RNA non-specific endonuclease, with amino-acid sequence MGRRTNKAKKRGKRILILLVVLVILWLLTLILAPNEQEYVQTSTSGIPDLELPDYSATDIVITHPGYTLLYDEEHEQARWVAYELTRSELYGMHERGDDFRSDPSVPSESASLDDYRGSGYDRGHLIPAADLSWSEEAMSGSFYLSNMSPQEGQFNRGIWSKLEATVRNFADTEGSIYVVTGPVLTDGPYDTIGDNEVSIPNQYYKVILDYREPELKSIAFLLPNEGSKKDLEDFATSIDEIETLTGIDFFHRLPDPQETELEEDYDVSTWDFNTFQVSKADREAFNADPTNEFKQPQKATGWYAVAKSTLNTVLYLVKSQSLNLIEIFIPKSTLKAAVPFLY; translated from the coding sequence ATGGGAAGGCGTACAAACAAGGCAAAAAAACGGGGAAAGAGAATCCTGATTCTCCTCGTGGTACTGGTTATTCTATGGTTATTGACCCTGATACTAGCACCAAACGAGCAAGAATATGTACAGACATCGACTTCAGGAATTCCTGACCTGGAACTTCCGGATTACTCAGCAACTGATATAGTGATCACCCACCCAGGATACACCCTCCTCTACGATGAAGAACATGAACAAGCCCGTTGGGTAGCCTATGAACTTACCAGGAGCGAACTGTATGGTATGCATGAGCGTGGAGATGATTTCAGGAGTGATCCTTCGGTTCCCAGCGAATCTGCATCATTGGATGACTATCGGGGAAGTGGATATGACCGAGGGCACCTGATTCCTGCAGCGGACCTTTCTTGGTCAGAAGAGGCAATGAGCGGTTCCTTCTACCTCAGCAATATGAGCCCACAGGAAGGTCAATTCAACCGGGGCATTTGGAGTAAACTAGAGGCTACGGTGCGGAATTTTGCCGATACAGAAGGAAGTATCTACGTTGTCACCGGTCCTGTCCTGACTGACGGCCCGTATGACACCATCGGTGACAATGAAGTCTCCATACCAAACCAGTACTACAAGGTTATCCTAGACTACCGGGAACCAGAGCTTAAGTCCATTGCGTTTCTACTCCCCAATGAAGGGTCGAAAAAGGACCTTGAGGATTTTGCCACCAGTATTGATGAGATTGAAACCCTTACCGGTATAGATTTCTTCCACCGTTTACCAGATCCTCAGGAGACAGAACTCGAGGAGGATTATGATGTCAGCACTTGGGATTTTAATACATTCCAGGTGAGTAAAGCTGACCGAGAAGCCTTCAATGCAGATCCAACCAACGAGTTCAAACAGCCACAGAAAGCCACTGGTTGGTACGCAGTTGCCAAGAGTACCCTGAATACCGTCCTGTATCTGGTTAAGAGCCAGAGCCTAAATCTGATTGAGATTTTCATTCCGAAATCCACACTCAAGGCTGCAGTTCCATTCCTGTACTGA
- a CDS encoding nitroreductase family protein — protein sequence MNTITDHILTRRSVRSFSDEQIRDEDLDLILKAATLAPNGMNQEPWHFTAIQDPKSLRKLDEKVAGPGGSFFYNAPTLILVSIEIGNTFEKEDTACAMTNMMQAAHALGLGSVWCNRINHNPELGVQLSSFGVPEGYKVTGTLAVGYPKGDYPSPRVPKQGTITYIRS from the coding sequence ATGAATACAATCACTGACCATATCCTTACACGCAGAAGTGTGCGAAGTTTTTCCGATGAACAGATTAGAGATGAGGACCTCGATCTCATTCTCAAAGCAGCCACGCTTGCCCCCAATGGGATGAATCAGGAACCTTGGCACTTCACTGCAATCCAGGATCCAAAGTCCTTGCGGAAGCTCGATGAAAAGGTGGCTGGTCCAGGCGGATCATTTTTTTACAATGCACCAACCCTGATTCTTGTCTCTATTGAGATCGGGAATACCTTTGAGAAGGAAGACACCGCCTGTGCAATGACCAACATGATGCAGGCAGCTCATGCCCTAGGATTGGGATCAGTGTGGTGCAATCGGATCAACCATAATCCCGAGCTCGGTGTACAACTCTCTTCATTCGGTGTCCCCGAGGGGTACAAGGTAACAGGAACCCTAGCTGTAGGATATCCCAAGGGTGACTATCCTTCACCAAGAGTACCGAAACAAGGTACTATTACCTACATTCGTTCGTAA
- a CDS encoding sugar ABC transporter permease — protein sequence MQAVGTRNRWIWSARILFLLPVSLLFFFFFIYPFFFTVFTSFTSWRGIGSMKFNGVKNYAKLITDPTFQKALGNNIVWALSQGLIQVPLACLVAMILVRKPFGWRGLRTIYYLPNVISTVALAMVWVAIYNVDGPLNAILASLFGMEKHNWLGNPDTALFSVIFQTVIYIGYFMIVLLASAMNIPRSLYEAAEIDGASTLAQEINITLPMLRGTLITTMTLAMAYGMRHFEATFLMTGGGPAYATTTMGIDLYLKMDALRYSEASTSGVFLIIMGTLVITLLRKLFGSSDPMSEMAQ from the coding sequence ATGCAAGCAGTTGGTACACGAAACCGATGGATTTGGAGTGCAAGAATACTCTTTTTGCTTCCCGTTTCGCTACTTTTCTTTTTCTTCTTTATTTATCCCTTCTTCTTCACGGTCTTTACCAGCTTTACCAGTTGGCGTGGCATCGGGTCGATGAAGTTCAATGGAGTAAAGAATTATGCAAAGTTGATAACGGACCCTACCTTTCAGAAAGCATTGGGAAACAATATTGTCTGGGCTCTCTCACAAGGCTTGATTCAGGTCCCTCTGGCATGTTTGGTTGCCATGATTCTGGTACGCAAGCCATTTGGTTGGAGAGGGCTGAGAACCATCTACTACCTTCCCAATGTAATCTCTACCGTTGCCTTGGCAATGGTCTGGGTTGCCATCTACAACGTAGATGGACCCTTGAATGCTATTCTTGCCAGCCTTTTTGGGATGGAAAAGCATAACTGGCTGGGAAACCCTGATACTGCCTTGTTCTCCGTGATCTTCCAGACAGTTATTTATATCGGTTACTTTATGATCGTCCTGTTGGCTTCAGCGATGAATATCCCCAGATCGCTCTATGAAGCGGCTGAGATTGATGGAGCGAGTACATTGGCTCAGGAGATCAATATCACCTTGCCTATGCTTCGTGGCACCCTGATTACCACCATGACCCTCGCCATGGCGTATGGGATGCGTCACTTTGAAGCGACCTTCCTGATGACCGGTGGAGGACCAGCGTATGCAACCACCACCATGGGCATCGACCTGTACCTGAAAATGGATGCCTTGCGCTATAGTGAGGCTTCGACCAGCGGGGTGTTCCTCATCATCATGGGTACATTGGTCATTACCTTGCTACGGAAACTCTTTGGTTCCTCGGACCCCATGAGTGAAATGGCACAATAG